Genomic segment of Bacteroidia bacterium:
GTTTTGTTTTGCCACGCAAACTTGAAACTTTATATACTGCAACAGGATGTGAAAAATGCTATTATACAGGTTATCGTGGACGTAGAGCAGTTTATGAGGTAATTACTATGGATTACAATTTATCGGAACGGATAAAAGCCGGAGACATGAATGTAGGTTCTTTACTAAAAGAAAAGGGAATACTTCGTTTATCTGATAGTGCTTTTAATCTTCTTGAACAGGGCTTAACAACAGCCGAAGAAGTCTATCCAATCCTTATGACAACGATATAATGAAAAATTAGAATGATAAAAATCAAAGGAATTATATTTAAAATAGTCTGGTTTATTTTTCTTTCGGGAATAGTAAACTCTGCTTGGTCACAAACCGACCGTTTTACAGTTATTGAAAAAAAACTGACTGCACTTTCTGTAACTATGCCTGCTATTGACGAATCAGTTGATATTTCAATGAGTGGTGTATCAATTCAGGAGTTTTTACGTGCAGTTGCCAATAATGCAAAAATAAATATTTCAGTTGACCCTAATTTAAATATAAACATAGTAAATAATTTTTCTAATGTTAGAGTATTTGACATGCTAATGTTTATGGCTAAAGAATTTGATCTGGAAATAAATGTAATTGGAACAATTATTACTGTAGCAAAATATCAGGCTCCTATAGAAGAGGTGAAATTTATCCCCAGAAAACTTAACATTAAATATACTGCTGCAAATGACCAGCTTTCTGTTGATTTAACAAAAGATACTTTGGTGAGTGTTACAAAAGAGATAACACGTCAGTCTGGTAAAAATATTATTCTTGCATCTTCACTTAATGGAATATTAATTAATGGTTTTGTTCAGGATAAACCTTTCGATCAGGTAATTGAAATGTTAGCATTCTCTAATGATTTAAGTCTTACAAAAAACTCTGATGGTTTTTATATTCTGGATAAAAAAGAAATCCAGAAACTAGATAATAAAGCAACAGGAGATAATAAGAAAAATAAAAAATCAACAGATGCCAGTATATCTGCACAAATATACTCTATGGATAGTATTAATGTATCCGTTGTTAATGCACCAATAATTGATTTAATTAAAGATGTTTCTGATAAATTACATGTAAATTATTCAGTGGTCTCCCAAATTGATGGAACGGTTGATATGACAATTACTGGTTTGACTTATGATGAATTTCTGGATAATGTTTTAAATGGAACCGAATTTACTTATCGAAAGAATGATAATATTTATGTGTTGGGTGAACAAAAAGTAATGGTTTTAAAAGAATCTGAAGTAGTTCAGTTGCAATTCAGAACAGTTGAAAAAATCATGGAGGTAATTCCTGCTGATGTAAAAAAAGATGTTGAAATAAAAGAATTTCCTGAGTTAAATAGTCTTTTGCTAACGGGTATTAGCTCAAAAGTGCAACTTGTTAAAGATTTTATCAGAAGCATAGATAAAGTTGTACCTGTTGTTTTAATCGAAGTAATGATTGTTGATGTTACAAAGAAACATATTACTTCAACAGGAATTTCAACAGGAATAGGTGATAATTCCCAAGTGAAAACCGCAGGAAGTATTTTTCCGGGAATAGACATGACTTTCAGTACAAGTACAATTAATAATCTTATAAATTCATTTAACGGATTTGGCTGGTTTAATCTTGGTCATGTTACTCCTAATTTTTATTTAAGTATTAAGGCTCTTGAAGATAATGGAGTTTTGCATTTAAGATCAACACCAAAAATGTCTACACTTAATGGTCACGAAGCAACATTAAGTATTGGTAAAACGGAATATTACATGGAAGAACAAAATAATGTAGTAGGTACACAAAATCCTCAAAATATTACTACACGAACTTATAAATCAATCAATGCTGATTTATCTATAACAATAAAACCAATTGTCTCTGGCGATAATCAGGTAACACTTGAAATTAAAGTAAAACAATCTGATTTTACCGCAAGAATTTCCCCAAGTGCACCTCCTGGTTCTGTTACCAGAAATTTTGAATCATTAATTCGAATTAAGAATGAAGAAATGGTTTTGTTGGGTGGACTTGAAGAAAATGGAAGTAGTGAATCTGGAACAGGTGTTCCATTACTCTCAAGAATACCAATTATTAAATGGGTTTTTAGTAGCCGAACCAAAGAGAAAAAAGTAAGTAAACTCAATATTTTTATTAAACCTACAGTGATTTATTAATGCTTCAAAAGCTAAAAAAAATAGAGCTATTAAAAGGCAATTCTGTAGCCGGAGTATCAGTTATTATTAAAGCTGATGGTAGCTTTAGCTTTTCTGTTGTTATACTTCAAAAGAAAAAGAATAAAGTAGAAATCACTAAAAGACATTACGGAATTACAACCGTTGAAGAACTGATGAAAGTTCTTCCATCTTCACTTCCGGTTCAACTGGTTATTGATGGCAAGGGTGTTATTATCAGAAAAGTGATGGAGGAGAAAGACAGTTCTAATGAAAGCTTGTTAAATCAGGTATTCCCTAATTCAAACTCCTCAGAATTTTATTTTGAAAAACACAAAACAGAAGGTGATTTTATTTTTATTTCGCTTATCAGAATTCAGCAATTAAACGAAATTTACAATCTTTTTAATGATGCAGGAAGAATAGTAGTAAATGTTTCTCTTGGGCCATTTCTAATTAATCATTTATTAAATTATGTTGAAGCCAATGAAAGCATAATTGAAATACCTTCAAATCAGCTTCAGATAAAGGATAATCTAATTGTTGAAATTAACCGTACATCAAACCAAACAGCAGGATCAATTATTAAAGTAGGTACTGAAAACATTGAAGGCAGTATATTATTGCCATTTACTGCTGGGTTTTGTTATTTGTTAGATTTGTTTGATGAAACGATATTGCCTGATAATATTCAAAAACAAGCGGATGAATATTGGAATAAACGAATATTTGTTATTGGAGGTTGGTCTGCTCTGGTTTTAATATTCATATTGTTATTAGTGAGTTTTCTTCTTTTTGATAACTACCGGAATCAATCAAATGATTTATCTTACAAAGTGAGTTTAAATACAGATTTAATCAAGCGATTAGATACCCTAAAAGCAGAACTGAAACTTAAAAAAGAATTTTTTAAAGATTATAATTTATCTGAAAGCAGTCGTCAATCATATTTTGCAGATCAGATAGCTTTGTCATTACCAGAAACAATTACATTGACAATAATGGATATAAATCCATTAAATAAGAAATTAAAAGAAAATCAGGCTCCTGAATTTAATCGTAATACTATACTTATTTCAGGAATAACATCTAATTCAAATATTTTAAACGATTGGATAAAAAAACTACAGCATCAAAAATGGGTCAAACAAATTAACATTTTGAATTATTCACAGGAAAATGCTGTTGTAAAAGGTGAATTTAAAATAGAATTAATTTTTAATTAATGGCTGAAAGAAAAACATATAATAAAAAAGTAAAACTACTTGCAATTGGAGTAGTTGTAATGCTTTTTCTTTCATATTACCTTTCATTCAGAAAAACAATTAGCTCATATTCAGAATGTCAGGACTATAAAAGTCAATTAGAAAATATTCAAACAGCACCAGCCGAAATCTCAAATGTAGAACAACAACTTGCAACCATTGAGAGATCTGTAGGAATGAGTCCTGATACAAGTACCGATTTTCAGAAAGTATTACTAGAAAAAGTTAGTAGTTATTGTCAGCAAAATAATGTAGTATTAACTGAATTTCCTCAAACAATATATTTTAGTAATCAGGATTTTGAAGTGGAAACAAATCAGGTTGTAGTTGAAGGATCATTTGTTAAGATTTTGACCTTGGTTTATAACCTTGAACAAAAATTTCGTCTTGGAAAAATTGTATCACTGCGGTTCGCTTCTCAAAAGGATTATAAAACCGGTGCTACAAAACTTTTTGCAACACTCTATTTTCAAAACTTTAAAAAAGCAAGAAATGAATAAGACATGGCTCAATTTATTATGGATAATTCTTCCTGTAATATTTATTACTAGCTGTAAAGATATTATAGAAGAAGACTTGACTGGTAAAACAATTACCATTATTTCTCCTACTAATAATCTTCAAACAACAACTCTTTCACAAACATTTATGTGGGAGGAAGTTTTAGGAGCAACCAGCTATAATCTGCAAATTGTTGACTCTTCATTTTTAGCAATTAATCATATGGTTGCAGATACAAATGTTAAAACTAATAAATTCACATTTACTCTTTATCCTGGAACTTTTCAGTGGAGGGTTAAAGCAATAAATGGAAATAGTGAAACGGTTTATACAACTTACTCTATAAAAATAGATAGTACAGCTAATTTATCTGGTCAGCAAATGGTTCTTATTTCACCTACAAATAGTTTAGCAACAAATCAAACAACTTTACAATTCAAGTGGTATGAACTATATAATGCAACTGATTATCGTTTTGAAATTCGTACACCAGATTGGAATGGCTCTCTCGCATTTAATCCACAGATAGTTTCGGGAGATTATATTAATATTACTTTAGCTGAAGGATCTTATGTTTGGGGAGTTCAGGCACAAAACGGAACATCTACTTCTCTTTTTTCAACGAGAGCACTAATTGTAGATATTACGCAACCAAATACACCGACTTTAACTTATCCTGCAACAAATGCTACAATTAACGATAGTATTTTAACAACTTCTCTGCTTACATTCAGATGGACACGTGGAGCTAATAGTGGTTCAACACTGAAAGATAGTCTATTTCTCTCTACAGATTCTGTATTTTCGGCTTCTGGAAGTGTTTTTAAAGTTCTAGTAACTGACACAACTTATACATATACTATGCAAACTGCCGATACTTATTTTTGGCGAATAAAACCAATTGATGCAGCAGGGAATATTGGCACTATGAGTTCCTGGAAGAAATTTATTTATGAAAAATAAATCAGTAAGATATATATTGATTTTTTTAGTAGTGCTTATTTGGGGCACTATTGCATATAAGTTTTTGACATATGTTAATACCGATGAAGATGAAATATTAACTCAAAATACTCCAAAACAAAAAAACGAACAGAATACAATAACAGATACTTTTCAATTGGTTGCCAGTTATCGTGATCCGTTTCTGGGAAAGTCAGTTGTAACAAATGTTCAAAATACAAATCAGAGTAGTCAGAGAATTATAAAAACAGAAAAGCAAAAAGAAATTCCCAAAATTGAAAAAAAAGCTATTAGCTGGCCTAAACTAATATATCTTGGGATTATAGTCAATCAAAAATCAAAAAACCAGACCAGTATTTTGAAAATTAATGGAAAGGATTTTATTATTCATCAGGGAAATATTGTTTCCGAAGTGGAAATAATAAAATTATACAATGATTCTGTAACAGTTAAATATTCAGAGGATTTTAAAACAATTATCAAGATTAAATAACAATATGAAATTATCACTAATCTTTATATTACTGCTTATTAATTTAGTTGGTTTTGCACAAAACCCAGCCAAAATGAAGCGAACAGAAATTATAGTAAATAATAGCGATTCTACTGTAAAAGCTATCATACTGCTAAAAAAAACAAATCTTAAACCGAAAAATAGTTTCGTTTACTATTGGTATAATTCTGACAAAATCGAAAGAAATGCCGGAGGATATTACGGAAAACTTTTAGATGGAAAATATTTTGTTTTTGATAAAGATAGAAACTTAATAACTCAAGGAATTTTTAAAAAAGGTCTTAAAAAAGGAGAATGGAAAACATGGAACGCAAAAGGTGGAATAAGACTAATTGAAAATATGAAAAATGGTTATCGGAATGGTAAGGTAATTGCAATAAACGAAACAGGAAAAATTATTACCACAACAAATTACAGAAAAGGTTTAAGACAAGGCAAATGTACTATAGTTTCTCCCGATACAACAATTACAAAGATGTATCAAAAGGATAAAGAAATTATTAAAGAGCTAAAAGATACAACGGTAAAAGTTGTGGATGAGAAAGTCTCTAAAGAAAAAAAGGTAAAGAAAGAAAATCCTCAAAAAGATAAAAATAATTCAAAAGTAGAAGAGAATACTAAAAGTGATAAACCCGTTAAAAAACCTTTCTGGAAAAAGAAAGATAAAAATAATGCAATCGAAACTGAAAATAACAAAACTTCTAACACAAACTTAGAACATTAATTTTTTAACGAAAACATGGTAAAAGCCGCTGCATTACTTTACGCAGTTTTTATTTCAATTATTATCGCATTATTATCCGGTTTCTTTATTCTTTGGACATTTTATCAAAGCCGTTATCTTGATGATGAATTTATTAAAGAAAGGCTTGTTAGTGATGTGAATTCCGCTATGAATATTGTCCTCGAAATGCCGGAAACTTTAAACCAAAACAAAATAAAGTTATTCGACAATGAAGAAAGAGAAATAACATTACAAAAGAAAATATGGGGATTTTATCAGATTATAGTTTGTAGTGGAAATTGGAACAGATTTACTTATTCAAAAAAAGCTCTGATTGGTGATGATATTTTCAGTGGTGATAAAGTGGCTTTATACTTATGCGATCAGGGCGATTATCTGAATGTTTGTGGTAAAACTTTATTAAAAGGAACATGCTGGTTGCCAAAAAAGGGAATAAAAAGAGCGTATATAGAAGGAAGTAGTTTTTCAGGAACCAACTTCGTTGAAGGTGTAATAAAACAAAGTGAAAAGAACTTGCCAGAGCTTAATAAAAGCATGGTTGATTATAAT
This window contains:
- a CDS encoding general secretion pathway protein GspD encodes the protein MIKIKGIIFKIVWFIFLSGIVNSAWSQTDRFTVIEKKLTALSVTMPAIDESVDISMSGVSIQEFLRAVANNAKINISVDPNLNINIVNNFSNVRVFDMLMFMAKEFDLEINVIGTIITVAKYQAPIEEVKFIPRKLNIKYTAANDQLSVDLTKDTLVSVTKEITRQSGKNIILASSLNGILINGFVQDKPFDQVIEMLAFSNDLSLTKNSDGFYILDKKEIQKLDNKATGDNKKNKKSTDASISAQIYSMDSINVSVVNAPIIDLIKDVSDKLHVNYSVVSQIDGTVDMTITGLTYDEFLDNVLNGTEFTYRKNDNIYVLGEQKVMVLKESEVVQLQFRTVEKIMEVIPADVKKDVEIKEFPELNSLLLTGISSKVQLVKDFIRSIDKVVPVVLIEVMIVDVTKKHITSTGISTGIGDNSQVKTAGSIFPGIDMTFSTSTINNLINSFNGFGWFNLGHVTPNFYLSIKALEDNGVLHLRSTPKMSTLNGHEATLSIGKTEYYMEEQNNVVGTQNPQNITTRTYKSINADLSITIKPIVSGDNQVTLEIKVKQSDFTARISPSAPPGSVTRNFESLIRIKNEEMVLLGGLEENGSSESGTGVPLLSRIPIIKWVFSSRTKEKKVSKLNIFIKPTVIY